In a genomic window of Pseudomonadota bacterium:
- the dcd gene encoding dCTP deaminase — MSVLTHDVILREIRAGNIVITPFDESQVGPGSVDLHLGNEFRVFKKLHQIYHVNDKADFNEITDLVTVDDAYVLLPHETVLGITVERIKLPPYLCGWLEGRSRFARLGLMVHITAGFMQPGIDNRQVLEISNVSSVPLALHPGTRFCQFIFMHTEGEATYKGVFARQDRP, encoded by the coding sequence ATGTCTGTCCTGACACATGACGTCATCCTGCGCGAGATACGCGCCGGCAACATCGTGATCACCCCATTCGACGAGAGCCAGGTCGGCCCCGGCTCGGTCGACCTTCACCTGGGCAACGAGTTCCGCGTCTTCAAGAAGCTGCACCAGATCTACCACGTCAACGACAAAGCCGACTTCAACGAGATCACCGATCTGGTCACCGTTGACGACGCCTACGTGCTCCTTCCGCACGAGACGGTGCTGGGCATCACGGTGGAGCGCATCAAGCTGCCGCCCTATCTGTGCGGCTGGCTGGAGGGGCGATCGAGATTCGCCCGTCTGGGCCTGATGGTGCACATCACCGCCGGCTTCATGCAGCCCGGCATCGACAACCGACAGGTGCTCGAGATCTCGAACGTCAGCAGCGTTCCGCTGGCGCTCCACCCAGGAACGCGCTTCTGCCAGTTCATCTTCATGCACACAGAGGGCGAGGCCACCTACAAGGGGGTCTTTGCGCGCCAGGATCGCCCCTGA
- a CDS encoding type II secretion system F family protein codes for MPSFKYQAQAPDGRMVTSTIEAMNLSVAIDTLTASRMKIVEIKPVRFNPLAIFTRAQKKVDHQAVVMMTRRLGTMLRSGLQLSRAFQVLHDQEEDPGLKPVLNTILHDIRTGSALSWSMGKHPHAFSTIYLAMLRIGETTGDMANMTEKLADFLEQDLKIRKQAGSAITYPAFIFGVCLLVIGVIFVYILPQMLDIFASDTAKLPLPTKIMMFICNSIKNPYIELGAVLGGLYYGIYIRDYLSTAEGRFNFDRFMLKVPLLGDLNKKLITAHFCRAMGILLATGVPLMKALEVMMEFIDNTYFRQIICEPMFEGVREGKNISQVVGEADFFPMMTTNMITVGENTGDLPRMLTRVSQFYDQEVLYALESFLVLLEPIMIGTMGLIVCFVLLSVFLPLYQFIMNVG; via the coding sequence ATGCCTTCGTTCAAGTATCAGGCGCAGGCCCCCGATGGCCGTATGGTTACGAGCACCATCGAGGCCATGAACCTGAGCGTGGCCATCGACACGCTCACCGCGAGCCGGATGAAGATCGTCGAGATCAAGCCGGTCCGCTTCAATCCGCTGGCCATCTTCACCAGGGCCCAGAAGAAGGTCGACCACCAGGCGGTGGTGATGATGACCCGGCGACTGGGTACGATGCTTCGCTCGGGTCTCCAGCTGTCTCGCGCGTTCCAGGTGCTCCACGATCAGGAAGAAGACCCGGGCCTCAAGCCGGTGCTCAACACCATCCTGCACGACATCCGAACAGGATCGGCCCTGTCGTGGTCGATGGGCAAGCACCCCCACGCCTTCAGCACGATCTATCTGGCCATGCTCCGAATCGGTGAGACGACGGGTGACATGGCCAACATGACCGAGAAGCTGGCCGACTTTCTCGAGCAGGATCTCAAGATCCGCAAGCAGGCGGGTTCGGCCATCACCTACCCCGCCTTCATCTTTGGCGTCTGCCTGCTCGTGATCGGCGTCATCTTCGTCTACATCCTGCCGCAGATGCTCGACATCTTTGCGAGCGACACGGCCAAGCTGCCCCTGCCGACGAAGATCATGATGTTCATCTGCAACAGCATCAAGAACCCGTACATCGAGCTCGGTGCGGTGCTGGGCGGTCTCTACTACGGCATCTACATCCGTGATTACCTGAGCACTGCGGAGGGTCGGTTCAACTTCGATCGGTTCATGCTGAAGGTCCCGCTCCTGGGCGACCTCAACAAGAAGCTGATCACCGCGCACTTCTGCCGCGCCATGGGCATTCTGCTGGCGACTGGCGTTCCCCTGATGAAGGCGCTCGAGGTGATGATGGAGTTCATCGACAACACGTACTTCCGTCAGATCATCTGCGAGCCGATGTTCGAGGGGGTGCGTGAGGGCAAGAACATCTCCCAGGTCGTGGGCGAAGCCGACTTCTTCCCGATGATGACGACCAACATGATCACGGTCGGCGAGAACACGGGCGACCTTCCACGCATGCTTACGCGCGTGTCGCAGTTCTACGACCAGGAGGTCCTCTACGCGCTAGAGAGCTTCCTGGTCCTGCTCGAGCCCATCATGATCGGAACGATGGGCCTCATCGTGTGCTTCGTCCTGCTCTCGGTCTTCCTGCCGCTCTATCAGTTCATCATGAACGTCGGCTGA
- a CDS encoding Crp/Fnr family transcriptional regulator: MITPDSVICDMLKRVPLFSVLSDREIRDLTAIGSTRRIRRDELIFLQGDPGQHFFIILEGRIRIFLQDARGREVILAVLGREDFFGEMSLFDGQCRSASAQAQQETRVYCIGHEDFNHFLERTPAVSLKMLRYLSERLRHADAIIENLALLSVKGRLARLLADWGEKDGRSADGKTVFRLPMPKTEIAQMLGTSRETVSRMMSELHDEGVIELDKSLVRVAGLDRLRQIP, translated from the coding sequence ATGATCACGCCCGACTCGGTGATATGCGACATGCTCAAGCGCGTGCCGCTGTTCTCCGTTCTCAGTGATCGCGAGATCCGCGATCTCACCGCGATCGGCTCGACCCGGCGCATTCGTCGCGATGAGCTCATCTTCTTGCAGGGAGACCCGGGTCAGCACTTCTTCATCATCCTCGAGGGGCGCATCCGCATCTTCCTGCAAGATGCGCGAGGGCGCGAGGTCATTCTCGCTGTGCTCGGCCGAGAAGACTTCTTCGGCGAGATGTCGCTGTTCGACGGTCAGTGCCGATCGGCGTCAGCCCAGGCGCAGCAGGAGACACGGGTCTACTGCATCGGGCATGAAGACTTCAACCACTTCCTCGAGCGAACGCCCGCCGTCAGCCTCAAGATGCTGCGCTATCTCTCCGAGCGGCTGCGCCACGCCGACGCCATCATCGAGAACCTGGCCCTGCTCTCCGTGAAGGGCCGTCTCGCGAGGCTGCTCGCCGACTGGGGCGAGAAAGACGGCAGGTCAGCCGATGGGAAGACGGTGTTCCGCCTCCCCATGCCAAAGACCGAGATCGCACAGATGCTGGGAACCAGCCGTGAGACCGTTTCACGCATGATGTCAGAGCTCCACGATGAGGGCGTCATCGAGCTCGACAAGAGCCTGGTGCGCGTAGCCGGCCTCGACAGGCTGCGCCAGATCCCCTGA